Proteins encoded by one window of Desulfobacterales bacterium:
- a CDS encoding TolC family protein has product MLIAVLFFLFIHIFMMVPVSAQNRDSYVDKPDISARPQFVQREIGPAMAAQDRASENSIRVTIQDAILMALENNRSLAVERINPLIQKTIEEQEQALFDPVLNAQATAERQRGERARSRGGRDPFESDTIAGGVAVEKFFPAGTTVQVEGGSERVETSLNEDPFLQSRLGLSVTQALLRGYGTTVNLANIKQSRLDTTASYYELRGFSEALLSQVETAYWDYALAIRQIKIVEESLQLVEQQKKEAEEMIQVGKLAESELVAAQAEIAVRRQELIEARSTMEVRQLRFLRLLNPPGANPFKREVVLLSRPDLQQVTLDDTDAHVAVALKMRSDLNQARLGVQRDEIEIVKTKNGTLPKMDFFINLGKTGYADSFGGSVSDTSGDSYDALAGVRFEYPFKNRAATARYRRSQLNRDQAQRALENLSQLVELDVRAAYIEVERARQQISASSETRKLEEEKMRVETEKFRVGRSTNFLVAQVQRDLLLSQLIEVRSVASYLKALTELFRFEGSLLERRGISAPGDFPPTGG; this is encoded by the coding sequence ATGCTGATCGCCGTTTTGTTCTTTTTATTCATCCATATTTTTATGATGGTGCCGGTCAGCGCCCAGAACCGGGATTCTTACGTGGATAAGCCGGACATAAGCGCGCGGCCCCAATTCGTTCAAAGAGAAATCGGGCCGGCAATGGCGGCGCAGGATCGGGCATCGGAAAACTCGATCAGGGTGACGATTCAGGATGCGATCCTGATGGCCCTGGAGAATAATAGGTCCCTGGCGGTTGAGCGGATCAATCCCCTTATTCAGAAAACGATTGAAGAGCAGGAGCAGGCGCTGTTTGATCCGGTTTTAAATGCGCAAGCCACTGCAGAGCGGCAGCGGGGGGAGCGGGCCCGCTCCAGGGGCGGCAGGGATCCATTTGAGTCCGATACGATAGCCGGAGGTGTTGCCGTGGAAAAATTTTTCCCTGCCGGAACAACTGTTCAGGTGGAAGGCGGTTCCGAACGGGTTGAAACATCACTCAATGAGGATCCTTTTCTACAGTCGCGACTGGGACTTTCAGTAACCCAGGCCTTGTTAAGAGGGTATGGCACAACGGTAAACCTGGCGAATATCAAGCAATCTCGGCTGGATACGACGGCTTCCTATTATGAATTGCGTGGTTTCAGCGAAGCCCTCCTGAGCCAGGTCGAAACAGCCTATTGGGATTACGCCCTGGCCATTCGACAGATTAAAATTGTGGAAGAGTCGCTGCAACTGGTGGAGCAGCAAAAGAAAGAAGCAGAGGAAATGATCCAGGTCGGCAAACTGGCCGAATCGGAGCTTGTGGCCGCTCAAGCTGAAATTGCCGTCCGCCGGCAGGAGCTCATTGAAGCCCGCAGCACCATGGAAGTCAGACAGTTACGCTTCCTGAGGCTTCTCAACCCGCCGGGTGCCAATCCCTTTAAACGGGAAGTGGTTCTGCTGTCACGACCCGACCTGCAGCAGGTAACATTGGATGATACGGACGCCCATGTTGCGGTGGCGTTGAAGATGCGGTCGGATCTCAATCAGGCCCGCTTGGGTGTCCAGCGTGACGAAATTGAAATTGTTAAGACGAAGAACGGAACCCTGCCGAAGATGGATTTTTTCATTAACCTGGGAAAAACCGGCTATGCCGATTCTTTCGGCGGCAGCGTCAGCGATACCAGCGGCGACAGCTATGACGCCCTTGCCGGCGTCAGGTTTGAATACCCGTTTAAAAACCGGGCCGCAACCGCCCGTTACCGCCGGTCACAGCTCAACCGGGATCAAGCCCAACGGGCCCTGGAGAACCTTTCGCAACTGGTGGAACTGGATGTCCGTGCGGCCTATATTGAAGTGGAGCGCGCCCGGCAGCAGATTTCCGCATCTTCGGAAACGCGTAAGCTGGAAGAGGAAAAGATGCGGGTTGAAACCGAAAAATTCAGGGTCGGGCGATCCACAAACTTTCTGGTGGCCCAGGTACAGCGGGATCTTCTGCTGAGTCAACTGATCGAGGTCAGGTCAGTGGCCAGTTATCTGAAGGCGTTGACCGAATTGTTCCGGTTTGAAGGATCTTTGCTGGAGCGGCGCGGTATTTCAGCACCCGGTGACTTCCCGCCCACGGGGGGATGA